A portion of the Kiritimatiellia bacterium genome contains these proteins:
- a CDS encoding ketoacyl-ACP synthase III → MHPAVVGRTVSIVGIGSYLPERILTNADLEKMVNTSDEWITTRTGIKERHIAAPDQASSDLGAEAARRALADAGVSPESVDMIVVATITPDMGFPNTACFVQAKIGAKKAFCFDVEAACSGFLYALEIGRQFVSTGTMETVLVIAAEKISSILDWQDRTTCVLFGDAAGAVVLQARGAARGVMASTLGSDGTLAELLMLPGGGSRHPATEETVRQRLHYMKMAGREVFKHAVTNMVRAAKDALHRSGLGIEDVRWIIPHQANLRIIEAIGERLGVTNEKLVVNLDRYGNTSAATIVVALDELAREGKLQKHDKILMVAFGGGFTWGASVVEWDKG, encoded by the coding sequence ATGCACCCCGCCGTCGTGGGACGCACCGTGTCCATCGTGGGCATCGGTTCCTACCTGCCGGAGCGCATCCTGACCAACGCGGACCTGGAGAAGATGGTCAACACGTCGGACGAGTGGATCACCACGCGGACGGGCATCAAGGAGCGGCATATCGCCGCTCCCGACCAGGCCTCCTCCGACCTCGGCGCCGAGGCCGCGCGCCGTGCACTGGCCGACGCCGGGGTGTCGCCCGAATCGGTGGATATGATCGTGGTGGCGACCATTACGCCGGACATGGGATTTCCCAACACCGCCTGCTTCGTGCAGGCCAAGATCGGCGCGAAGAAGGCCTTCTGCTTCGACGTGGAGGCGGCCTGCTCGGGGTTCCTGTACGCCCTGGAGATCGGCCGGCAGTTCGTCAGCACCGGCACGATGGAAACCGTGCTGGTGATCGCCGCGGAAAAAATCAGCTCGATCCTCGACTGGCAGGACCGGACCACGTGCGTGCTGTTCGGCGATGCGGCCGGCGCGGTCGTGCTCCAGGCCCGGGGTGCGGCGCGGGGCGTCATGGCCTCGACGCTGGGCTCGGACGGTACGCTGGCCGAGCTGCTCATGCTGCCCGGCGGCGGCAGCCGGCACCCGGCCACCGAGGAGACCGTCCGGCAACGCCTGCATTACATGAAAATGGCCGGCCGCGAGGTGTTCAAGCACGCCGTGACCAACATGGTCCGGGCCGCCAAGGATGCCCTGCACCGGAGCGGCCTCGGCATCGAGGATGTCCGGTGGATCATTCCCCACCAGGCCAACCTGCGTATCATCGAAGCCATCGGCGAGCGGCTCGGCGTGACGAACGAGAAACTGGTCGTCAACCTCGACCGCTACGGCAACACCTCGGCGGCGACGATCGTCGTGGCCCTCGACGAACTCGCCCGCGAGGGCAAGCTCCAGAAACACGACAAGATCCTGATGGTCGCCTTCGGCGGCGGCTTCACCTGGGGCGCCTCGGTCGTCGAGTGGGACAAGGGATGA
- a CDS encoding Na/Pi cotransporter family protein: MSAHQVVMLVFTVLGGLALFIYGMNVMTDGLRGVAGGRLRKILAGAGHHRWNGLFLGIVLGTTIQTSAATVMMVGLINAGLMTLLESIPPMLGANIGTTLAMHLISFRLGDYCFAGIALGLLMAVAGSNTRVRPAGQALLGFGLLFLGMNVMSGAVKPYREMFAPFLAGMDGATWKGLLTGVGIATAVTAVIQSSGGTIAMVFAMISAGIITRLEQAYPIIVGANIGTCMTALLGSIGTGVEARRSAISHLAFNIFSGFFGVLTASWFYRYIPLTSGDLIHQAANANTIKMVISVALIFPFISLHSRLVCRLVPAREPLPEPSHLDVDLLPRPEDALAAVLRELRRVAVLCQGSFRDVAEMIVRDDRRGLGRVARNEQAVDEIKLAVRDYLRAVTGRSLSRRQAILVQYLNRAMVHLERIHDHIELIGVLSGQRHAIREARFDRQGLDWLYEAYDTSARTLNRLVESLDASRAEFKTGGEAILAARDEHVRRSHRVLADFTARVAAHEYPPICGVYFIDYISALDRIVRHCKVIAFDEIQQDFRLKPSKFGRTASLSSGFKTPDLVDQETYLAWVRRERFGQVPPPADQVAPAPAAPRTPNPEH, from the coding sequence ATGAGCGCCCATCAAGTCGTGATGCTGGTCTTTACCGTGCTTGGCGGGCTGGCCCTGTTCATCTACGGGATGAACGTGATGACCGACGGCCTGCGCGGCGTGGCCGGCGGGCGCCTCCGGAAGATCCTGGCGGGCGCGGGGCATCACCGGTGGAACGGCCTGTTCCTGGGCATCGTGCTGGGCACCACCATCCAGACCAGCGCCGCGACCGTGATGATGGTGGGGCTGATCAACGCCGGGCTCATGACGCTGCTGGAGTCCATCCCGCCCATGCTCGGCGCGAACATCGGCACGACCCTGGCGATGCACCTGATTTCGTTCCGGCTCGGCGACTACTGCTTCGCCGGCATCGCCCTGGGCCTGCTGATGGCCGTCGCCGGATCGAACACCCGCGTGCGGCCGGCCGGCCAGGCGCTCCTGGGCTTCGGCCTGCTGTTCCTGGGCATGAACGTCATGAGCGGCGCGGTGAAACCCTACCGCGAGATGTTCGCGCCGTTCCTGGCGGGCATGGACGGCGCGACCTGGAAGGGCCTGCTCACGGGCGTCGGGATCGCGACCGCCGTGACGGCCGTCATCCAGAGCAGCGGCGGGACCATCGCCATGGTCTTCGCCATGATCTCGGCCGGGATCATCACGCGGCTGGAACAGGCCTACCCGATCATCGTCGGCGCCAACATCGGCACCTGCATGACCGCGCTGCTGGGCAGCATCGGCACCGGCGTCGAGGCCCGGCGCTCGGCGATCTCGCACCTGGCGTTTAATATCTTCAGCGGGTTCTTCGGCGTGCTGACGGCCTCCTGGTTCTACCGCTACATCCCGCTCACCTCCGGCGATCTCATCCACCAGGCGGCCAACGCCAACACGATCAAGATGGTCATCAGCGTGGCGCTGATCTTTCCTTTCATTTCCCTCCACTCCCGTCTGGTGTGCCGGCTCGTGCCGGCGCGCGAGCCCCTGCCGGAACCCAGCCACCTGGACGTGGACCTGCTTCCGCGCCCCGAGGACGCGCTCGCCGCCGTCCTCCGGGAACTGCGCCGCGTGGCCGTGCTCTGCCAGGGCAGCTTCCGGGACGTCGCGGAAATGATCGTCCGGGACGATCGACGGGGCCTGGGCCGCGTGGCGCGGAACGAGCAGGCGGTGGACGAAATCAAGCTGGCCGTTCGCGACTACCTGCGGGCCGTGACGGGCCGTTCGCTGTCCCGGCGCCAGGCGATCCTCGTGCAGTACCTCAACCGCGCCATGGTGCACCTGGAACGGATTCACGACCATATCGAGTTGATCGGCGTTCTGTCCGGCCAGCGGCACGCGATCCGCGAGGCGCGATTCGACCGGCAGGGATTGGACTGGCTCTACGAGGCTTATGATACCTCGGCGCGCACCTTGAACCGGCTGGTCGAGTCCTTGGACGCGTCCCGCGCGGAGTTCAAAACCGGAGGCGAGGCCATCCTGGCCGCGCGCGACGAGCACGTCCGGCGCAGCCATCGGGTGCTGGCGGACTTTACCGCGCGGGTGGCCGCCCACGAATACCCGCCGATATGCGGCGTCTATTTCATCGACTACATCAGCGCCCTGGATCGCATTGTCCGGCACTGCAAAGTCATCGCCTTCGACGAAATCCAACAGGATTTCCGCCTGAAGCCCTCAAAGTTCGGCCGCACGGCAAGCCTCTCGTCCGGGTTCAAGACGCCCGATCTCGTGGACCAGGAGACGTATCTGGCCTGGGTCCGCCGCGAGCGCTTCGGCCAGGTTCCCCCGCCCGCGGATCAGGTCGCCCCGGCGCCCGCCGCCCCCCGAACCCCGAACCCCGAACACTGA
- the fabF gene encoding beta-ketoacyl-ACP synthase II has translation MAARRVVVTGMGVVSPLGCDLQKFWERLLAGHSGIRRIQAFDPTAYTSQIAGEVIEFDPHPFVSRKDQRHMDPFCLYGVAAAKMAVADAGLQMDRVDGERAGVIIGSGIGGLQVCFEQSKVVVTRGPSRFSPFMIPQMITNILSGLVAIEFGMKGPNFCVVSACASATHSMGESLRIIQHGEADLVLSGGAEGSINELAVGGFCAMRALSTRNDDPAHASRPFDKDRDGFVIGEGAGVLVLEELEHARKRGAKIYCELAGYGRTCDAYHITAPDEAGQGAARGMRLAVEDAGLTPADIDYINAHGTSTPLNDKCETLAIKAALGEERARKVMISSTKSMTGHLLGAAGAVESIACALALKNGRIPPTINYTTPDPDCDLDYVPNQAREAKVRACLNNSLGFGGHNATLCFKAVE, from the coding sequence ATGGCGGCCAGAAGAGTCGTGGTGACGGGCATGGGGGTGGTATCCCCGCTGGGATGCGACCTGCAGAAATTCTGGGAACGTCTGCTGGCCGGCCACTCGGGCATCCGGCGGATCCAGGCGTTCGATCCGACGGCCTACACCTCGCAGATCGCGGGCGAGGTGATCGAATTCGACCCCCATCCCTTCGTTTCGCGCAAGGACCAGCGCCACATGGATCCCTTCTGCCTGTACGGGGTGGCGGCCGCCAAGATGGCCGTCGCCGACGCCGGCCTGCAGATGGACCGGGTGGACGGCGAGCGCGCGGGCGTGATCATCGGCAGCGGCATCGGCGGCCTCCAGGTGTGCTTCGAGCAGAGCAAGGTGGTCGTGACGCGCGGGCCGTCCCGGTTCTCGCCGTTCATGATTCCCCAGATGATCACGAACATCTTGAGCGGCCTGGTCGCCATCGAGTTCGGGATGAAAGGCCCCAACTTCTGCGTCGTCTCCGCCTGCGCGTCGGCGACGCATTCCATGGGCGAATCGCTGCGGATCATCCAGCACGGCGAGGCGGACCTCGTCCTGTCCGGCGGCGCCGAGGGCTCGATCAACGAGCTGGCCGTCGGCGGCTTCTGCGCCATGCGCGCCTTGAGCACCCGCAACGACGATCCCGCCCACGCCAGCCGCCCGTTCGACAAAGACCGCGACGGGTTTGTGATCGGCGAGGGGGCCGGGGTGCTGGTCCTGGAGGAGCTCGAGCACGCGCGGAAGCGGGGCGCGAAGATCTACTGCGAACTGGCCGGCTATGGCCGGACCTGCGACGCCTACCACATCACCGCCCCGGACGAGGCGGGCCAGGGCGCCGCCCGCGGGATGCGGCTGGCGGTCGAGGACGCGGGGCTGACGCCCGCCGACATCGACTACATCAACGCCCACGGCACCAGCACGCCGCTCAACGACAAGTGCGAGACGCTGGCCATCAAGGCCGCCCTCGGCGAGGAGCGGGCCCGGAAGGTCATGATCAGCTCCACCAAGTCCATGACGGGCCACCTGCTCGGCGCGGCCGGCGCGGTCGAGTCCATCGCCTGCGCGCTGGCCCTGAAGAACGGCAGGATCCCGCCGACGATCAATTACACGACGCCCGACCCGGACTGCGACCTGGACTATGTACCCAACCAGGCCCGGGAAGCGAAGGTCCGCGCCTGCCTGAATAATTCGCTCGGCTTCGGCGGCCACAACGCCACCCTGTGCTTCAAGGCCGTGGAGTAG
- the coaD gene encoding pantetheine-phosphate adenylyltransferase encodes MNRAAIYAGTFDPITLGHLDVIERAARIFNRLIIAVAGSTRKETLFTVEERRALVAEVVKPFPNVEVDTFDGLLVQYARKKGVRVLVRGLRAFSDFEFEFQMALTNRKMAPDIETLFLMPKEDFSYVSSSTVREVAQYGGDTSDFVAEPVRKALDAKLKKP; translated from the coding sequence ATGAACCGAGCGGCCATATACGCGGGGACGTTTGACCCGATCACGCTGGGGCACCTGGACGTGATCGAGCGCGCGGCGCGCATCTTCAACCGCCTGATCATCGCCGTCGCGGGCAGCACGCGCAAGGAGACGCTATTCACCGTGGAAGAGCGGCGTGCCCTCGTGGCCGAGGTGGTGAAGCCGTTCCCGAACGTGGAGGTGGATACCTTCGACGGACTGCTGGTCCAGTACGCGCGGAAGAAGGGGGTCCGGGTGCTCGTGCGGGGACTGCGCGCGTTCTCGGACTTCGAGTTCGAATTCCAGATGGCCCTGACCAACCGGAAGATGGCCCCGGACATAGAGACCCTGTTCCTGATGCCCAAGGAGGACTTCAGCTACGTCAGTTCCAGCACCGTGCGCGAGGTGGCGCAGTACGGCGGCGACACGAGCGATTTTGTGGCCGAGCCCGTCCGGAAGGCGCTGGACGCGAAGTTGAAAAAGCCCTGA
- the fabD gene encoding ACP S-malonyltransferase, which yields MNSTALLFPGQGAQAVGMGKDLAESFPECRAVFDTANQVLGFDLAKLCFEGPIETLTLSSNAQPAIFTVSAAGWTALRAQSPGAAFAACAGLSSGEWAALCFAGAISLEDTLRVLQARGRFMQEACEEQPGGMVSIIGAAPDRIEALCAATGVEAANFNSAEQTVLSGPKDRVADAEKRAAEFGARKAIRLNVAGAFHSSLMASAARKLEAFLGGIAFQAPTIPVFSNVTGQPHGGPDEIRRLMVKQVTSSVRWVSCVEGLRDLGVRAYAECGPGKVLTGLVKRIDKEAALHNIHDRPSLEGVLNSGLFA from the coding sequence ATGAACTCCACCGCCCTTTTATTCCCCGGACAAGGTGCCCAGGCCGTCGGCATGGGCAAGGATCTGGCCGAGTCTTTTCCCGAATGCCGGGCCGTCTTTGACACAGCCAACCAGGTGCTCGGCTTCGACCTCGCGAAGCTGTGCTTCGAGGGGCCGATCGAGACCCTGACGCTGTCCTCGAATGCCCAGCCGGCGATCTTCACCGTCAGCGCGGCCGGCTGGACCGCGCTGCGGGCGCAGAGCCCGGGAGCCGCCTTCGCGGCCTGCGCGGGCTTGAGCTCCGGCGAGTGGGCGGCGCTCTGCTTCGCGGGGGCGATTTCCCTCGAGGATACGCTGCGCGTGCTCCAGGCGCGCGGGCGGTTCATGCAGGAAGCTTGCGAGGAGCAGCCGGGCGGCATGGTCAGCATCATCGGGGCCGCGCCGGACCGGATCGAGGCCCTGTGCGCCGCGACGGGCGTCGAGGCCGCGAATTTCAATTCCGCCGAGCAGACCGTCTTGAGCGGCCCGAAGGACCGCGTCGCCGATGCCGAGAAGCGGGCGGCCGAATTTGGCGCCCGCAAGGCCATCCGGCTCAACGTCGCCGGGGCTTTCCATTCGTCCCTGATGGCCTCTGCGGCCCGTAAATTGGAGGCCTTTCTGGGCGGGATCGCCTTCCAAGCGCCGACGATTCCCGTTTTTTCCAACGTCACCGGCCAGCCGCACGGCGGCCCGGACGAGATCCGCCGGTTGATGGTGAAGCAGGTAACCTCTTCCGTCCGTTGGGTTTCCTGCGTCGAGGGGCTGCGGGATCTGGGGGTCCGGGCCTACGCGGAATGCGGGCCGGGAAAAGTGCTGACCGGGCTGGTCAAACGGATTGACAAGGAAGCCGCTCTCCATAACATTCATGACCGCCCCAGCCTGGAGGGGGTCTTGAATTCCGGGCTTTTTGCGTAG
- the plsX gene encoding phosphate acyltransferase PlsX: MRVAVDAMGGDFAPGAIVAGALDAARTLPGLTALILVGDEAAIRRELDGKGPVPPVIQVRHASQVVGMEESPATAIRRKKDSSINRAVDMVKHGEADAVFSAGNTGAAVASTTLKLRTLEGVERPAIATVIPTPVKPFVMIDSGANTDCNPNMFAQFAVMGAVYSREILGCANPTVGLLSIGGEDSKGNEATKEAFKILEKSSLAFHGNVESSDIYNGVVDVVVCDGFVGNVVLKTSESVARTISRWIREECSKNPLRMIGALLARGAFGSIRKRSDPATYGGAPLLGVGGTCLIGHGSSSPRAVCNGIRVATESVSHHINQMIVDGIRNLDKLP, translated from the coding sequence ATGCGCGTGGCCGTGGATGCCATGGGCGGGGATTTCGCGCCCGGGGCGATCGTGGCGGGCGCGCTGGACGCGGCACGAACGCTGCCGGGTCTGACGGCGCTGATCCTCGTCGGCGACGAGGCCGCCATCCGCCGCGAACTCGACGGCAAGGGGCCGGTCCCTCCCGTCATCCAGGTCCGCCATGCCTCCCAGGTGGTCGGCATGGAGGAAAGCCCCGCCACCGCCATCCGCCGCAAGAAGGATTCCTCCATCAACCGCGCCGTGGACATGGTCAAGCACGGCGAGGCGGACGCGGTTTTTTCCGCCGGCAATACCGGCGCGGCCGTCGCCTCCACGACGCTCAAGCTCCGGACCCTGGAGGGGGTCGAGCGGCCGGCCATCGCCACCGTGATCCCGACGCCCGTCAAGCCCTTCGTCATGATCGACTCGGGCGCCAACACGGACTGCAATCCGAACATGTTCGCCCAGTTCGCCGTCATGGGCGCGGTGTATTCGCGGGAAATTCTGGGCTGCGCGAACCCGACGGTGGGCCTGTTGAGCATCGGGGGCGAGGACAGCAAGGGCAACGAGGCCACCAAGGAGGCCTTTAAAATCCTGGAGAAATCCTCCCTGGCGTTCCACGGCAACGTCGAGAGTTCGGATATCTACAACGGGGTCGTGGACGTCGTGGTCTGCGACGGGTTCGTCGGCAACGTGGTGCTCAAGACCAGCGAAAGCGTGGCCCGCACGATCTCGCGCTGGATTCGCGAGGAGTGCTCGAAAAACCCGCTGCGCATGATCGGCGCGCTCCTGGCCCGGGGGGCCTTCGGCTCGATCCGCAAGCGCTCCGATCCCGCCACCTACGGCGGCGCGCCGCTCCTCGGGGTGGGGGGCACCTGCCTGATCGGCCACGGTTCTTCCTCGCCGCGGGCCGTCTGCAACGGCATCCGCGTGGCCACGGAGTCGGTCAGCCACCATATCAACCAGATGATCGTAGATGGTATTCGCAACCTGGATAAACTGCCGTGA
- the rsmD gene encoding 16S rRNA (guanine(966)-N(2))-methyltransferase RsmD yields MRITGGILKGRLLKVPSGPLRPTQDKVRAALFSMLGASVAGARVLDLFAGSGALGLEAWSRGAAFVCWVDFDPGVLRVLRANVEALCAPDGGAVEIRRADVLRFLAAGAGGPPFDLVLADPPYDREGGRQWLEKTLLALQAGPILAPEGLLAFEQGAGQAIPEHPGWNLLRDRTYGETRLLLYRRAAGETGEMST; encoded by the coding sequence ATGCGCATCACCGGCGGAATTTTAAAGGGACGCCTCCTGAAGGTCCCGTCCGGCCCGCTGCGGCCGACGCAAGACAAGGTCCGCGCCGCGTTGTTTTCCATGCTGGGCGCCTCGGTGGCGGGTGCGCGGGTGCTGGATCTCTTTGCCGGTTCGGGCGCGTTGGGCCTGGAAGCCTGGAGCCGCGGCGCGGCGTTCGTGTGCTGGGTGGATTTCGACCCGGGGGTGCTGCGGGTCCTGCGGGCCAACGTGGAAGCCCTCTGCGCGCCGGACGGCGGCGCCGTCGAAATCCGCCGCGCCGACGTCCTGCGGTTCCTGGCCGCGGGCGCGGGCGGTCCGCCCTTCGATCTGGTCCTGGCCGATCCGCCCTACGACCGGGAGGGCGGGCGGCAGTGGCTGGAAAAGACCTTGCTCGCCCTGCAGGCCGGACCTATTCTCGCCCCCGAAGGGTTGCTGGCCTTCGAGCAGGGCGCTGGGCAGGCGATACCTGAACATCCGGGCTGGAACCTGCTCCGCGACCGGACCTATGGAGAAACCCGGCTGCTTTTGTACCGTCGCGCGGCCGGAGAGACCGGGGAGATGAGCACATGA
- the fabG gene encoding 3-oxoacyl-[acyl-carrier-protein] reductase, producing the protein MGQLDGKIALVTGAARGIGQAIALKLASEGADLALCDVQADWLAETAGKVAALGRRAECIAVDVSKPAEVQAAVEQAEKAFGRIDILVNNAGITRDTFLVRMSEEDWDQVLDINLKGAFLFTKAAARGMMKQRRGAIVNVASIIGLIGNAGQCNYSASKAGLIALTKSVARELASRGVRANAVAPGFIQTRMTDQLTDELKKKMLDAIPLGRFGQPEDVANVVMYLASDAASYVTGQVLTVCGGMVM; encoded by the coding sequence ATGGGCCAACTGGACGGAAAGATCGCGCTGGTCACGGGCGCGGCGCGCGGGATCGGGCAGGCCATTGCCCTCAAGCTGGCTTCCGAGGGCGCGGACCTCGCCTTGTGCGACGTGCAGGCCGACTGGCTGGCGGAAACCGCCGGCAAGGTTGCCGCGCTCGGCCGCCGCGCGGAATGCATCGCCGTGGACGTCTCCAAGCCCGCCGAGGTCCAGGCCGCGGTCGAGCAGGCCGAAAAGGCCTTCGGCCGCATCGACATCCTCGTCAACAACGCCGGGATTACCCGCGACACCTTCCTCGTGCGGATGAGCGAGGAGGACTGGGACCAGGTCCTGGACATCAATCTCAAGGGCGCCTTCCTGTTCACCAAGGCGGCGGCGCGGGGGATGATGAAGCAGCGCCGCGGCGCGATCGTGAACGTGGCCTCCATCATTGGCTTGATCGGCAACGCGGGGCAGTGTAACTATTCGGCATCCAAGGCCGGGTTGATCGCCCTGACCAAGTCGGTGGCCCGGGAGCTGGCCTCCCGGGGCGTCCGGGCGAACGCCGTGGCCCCGGGCTTCATCCAGACCCGGATGACGGACCAGCTCACGGACGAGCTGAAGAAGAAGATGTTGGACGCCATTCCGCTGGGCCGCTTCGGGCAGCCGGAGGATGTGGCCAACGTAGTGATGTACCTGGCCAGTGACGCGGCGTCGTATGTGACAGGCCAGGTTCTCACGGTGTGTGGTGGCATGGTGATGTAA
- the rpmF gene encoding 50S ribosomal protein L32 encodes MGVPKRKTSKSKRRMRQRSHKKAIVTAQVCPKCGAPQMSHRVCPACGTYRGRQVLIITADE; translated from the coding sequence ATGGGCGTACCGAAAAGAAAAACGTCGAAGAGCAAGCGGCGCATGCGCCAGCGCTCGCACAAGAAGGCCATCGTGACCGCGCAGGTCTGCCCGAAGTGCGGTGCGCCGCAGATGTCCCACCGGGTCTGCCCCGCGTGCGGAACCTATCGGGGCCGCCAGGTCCTGATCATTACAGCGGACGAATAG
- the acpP gene encoding acyl carrier protein: protein MALEDKVKEIIVEQLGVNPEQVTPEASFIEDLGADSLDTVELVMAFEEEFGAEIPDEDAEKLTTVGAVINYLKEKGFGGA, encoded by the coding sequence ATGGCGCTTGAAGACAAAGTCAAAGAGATCATCGTGGAGCAACTCGGCGTCAATCCCGAGCAGGTCACGCCGGAAGCGTCCTTCATCGAGGACCTCGGCGCGGACTCGCTGGACACGGTGGAGCTGGTGATGGCGTTCGAAGAGGAGTTCGGGGCCGAGATTCCGGACGAGGACGCCGAGAAGCTGACCACGGTCGGCGCGGTGATCAACTATCTGAAGGAAAAAGGCTTCGGCGGAGCCTGA
- a CDS encoding DUF177 domain-containing protein, protein MQIALSKVPVDGGLYEEDVPAAVLELAGDAQIRPEGPISCRFTVQKVSGELVVSGRLSMPVTLQCGRCGCFFSTTVADSSFLRAYDAPEGTETVDLTPDIREDILLNLPAYPLCSPECKGLCTQCGHNLNEGPCGCKPPAVGPDKWSALDGLKGL, encoded by the coding sequence ATGCAGATCGCCCTTTCCAAAGTACCCGTGGACGGCGGCTTGTACGAGGAGGACGTCCCGGCGGCCGTCCTGGAACTGGCCGGGGACGCCCAGATCCGCCCGGAAGGCCCGATTTCCTGCCGTTTCACCGTGCAGAAGGTGTCGGGCGAGTTGGTGGTCAGCGGCCGCCTTTCCATGCCGGTGACCCTGCAATGCGGGCGGTGCGGCTGTTTTTTCTCGACAACCGTGGCCGATTCGTCTTTCCTACGCGCCTACGACGCGCCGGAAGGCACGGAGACCGTGGATTTGACACCGGATATCCGGGAGGATATCCTGCTCAATCTTCCGGCCTATCCCCTGTGTTCTCCGGAATGCAAGGGCTTGTGCACGCAGTGCGGCCATAACCTCAACGAGGGGCCGTGCGGGTGTAAGCCGCCGGCCGTCGGACCGGATAAGTGGAGTGCCCTGGACGGATTGAAAGGGTTGTAG